A portion of the Meriones unguiculatus strain TT.TT164.6M chromosome 11, Bangor_MerUng_6.1, whole genome shotgun sequence genome contains these proteins:
- the Tlr5 gene encoding toll-like receptor 5, whose product MAGELPTLDFRRIMANQLGLLIGVIFVASPMLGMPPCSSDGQIALFRICNLTQIPWVLNTTERLLLSFNFISVVNATSFPFLEQLQLLELGTQFTPLTIGQQAFRNLPNLRILDLGQNQIKVLSPDAFQRLPHLLELRLFYCGLSSAVLSDGYFRNLNSLVRLDLSGNQIDSLHLHSSFQDLNSLKAIDFSFNQIVTLCEDELKPLRGKTLSFFGLKSTRLFSRVSVDWETCRNPFRDMWLETLDLSENGWTMAIMGNFSNAIQGSQVSSLILKHHIMGSGFGFQNIKDPEQSTFAGLARSSVLQLDLSHGYIFSLNPRVFETLKDLKVLNLAFNKINKIADNAFYGLDSLQILNMSYNLLGELYNSNFYGLPRVAYIDLQKNHIGIIQYQTFRFLEKLQTLDLRDNALKTINFIPSIETVLLGGNKLVSLPHIRFTANFMELAENRLEDLSDLYFLLQVSQLQFLILNQNRLSSCKADHAPSGNPSLKQLFLTENMLQLAWETGLCWNVFKGLSRLQTLFLNNNYLNFLPPGIFSDLVALKWLSLSANRLTTLSPGSFPANLETLDISRNELFSPDPGLFSSLHALDITHNKFVCDCELSTFILWLGKTNVTLWGSPADIYCMYPDSLLGGSLYNISTKDCDEEEALLSLRFSLFLLCTITSSLFLLTTLIVMKFRGACFLCYKTIQKLLFKEEVRSLEPGAYRYDAYFCFSSKDFEWAQDALLKYLDVQYSSQNRLRLCFEERDFIPGENHISNIQAAVWGSRKIVCLVSRHFLKDGWCLEAFRYAQSRCLSELKTVLIVVVMGSLSQYQLMRHEPIRGFLQKRQYLRWPEDLQDVGWFLHKLSRHILKEEKEKTGNSSIQLRTITTIF is encoded by the exons ATGGCTGGTGAGCTCCCCACACTGGACTTCCGCAG GATCATGGCCAATCAACTTGGCCTTCTCATAGGAGTGATCTTCGTGGCCAGCCCCATGTTGGGAATGCCTCCCTGTTCTTCTGATGGCCAGATAGCCTTATTTCGCATCTGTAACCTTACCCAGATTCCCTGGGTCCTCAACACCACTGAAAGACTTCTGCTCAGCTTCAACTTCATCAGTGTGGTCAATGCCACATCATTTCCATTCCTGGAGCAGCTCCAGCTGCTGGAGCTGGGGACCCAGTTCACACCCTTGACCATTGGCCAGCAGGCCTTCAGAAACCTGCCCAATCTTAGGATCTTGGACCTGGGCCAAAACCAGATTAAAGTCCTGAGTCCAGATGCTTTTCAGAGACTGCCCCATCTCTTGGAACTTCGCTTATTTTACTGTGGCCTCTCCAGTGCTGTGTTAAGTGATGGTTACTTCAGAaatctaaattctttagttcgcTTAGACCTCTCTGGCAACCAGATTGACAGCCTTCATCTCCATTCTTCATTTCAGGACTTGAATTCCTTAAAAGCCATAGATTTTTCTTTCAATCAAATAGTCACTCTATGTGAGGATGAACTCAAGCCCCTGCGTGGCAAAACACTCTCTTTCTTTGGCCTCAAATCAACTAGGCTGTTCAGCAGAGTCTCTGTGGACTGGGAGACATGCCGGAACCCATTCAGAGACATGTGGCTAGAAACTCTCGATCTCTCTGAAAATGGCTGGACAATGGCCATCATGGGGAACTTCAGCAATGCCATCCAGGGAAGCCAGGTTTCCTCTTTGATTCTCAAGCACCATATTATGGGTTCTGGCTTTGGCTTCCAGAACATCAAGGACCCTGAGCAGAGCACATTTGCCGGCCTGGCCAGGAGTTCAGTGCTCCAGCTGGATCTTTCACACGGCTACATCTTCTCCTTGAATCCCCGAGTGTTTGAGACACTGAAGGATTTGAAGGTTCTGAACCTTGCcttcaacaaaataaacaagattGCAGATAACGCCTTTTATGGACTTGACAGCCTCCAGATTCTCAATATGTCATATAATCTTTTGGGAGAACTCTATAATTCCAACTTCTACGGGCTTCCTAGGGTAGCCTACATTGATCTTCAAAAGAACCACATTGGGATCATCCAATACCAAACATTCAGGTTCCTGGAAAAGTTGCAAACCTTGGATCTCCGTGATAATGCTCTTAAAACCATTAATTTTATTCCAAGCATAGAGACCGTCCTTCTGGGCGGCAATAAGCTGGTCAGCTTGCCTCACATTCGCTTTACGGCCAACTTCATGGAGTTAGCTGAAAACAGGCTAGAAGACCTATCTGACCTCTACTTCCTGCTGCAAGTCTCCCAGCTGCAGTTTCTCATCCTGAATCAGAATCGCCTTTCCTCATGCAAGGCAGACCACGCCCCTTCAGGGAACCCGAGCTTGAAACAGCTTTTCCTCACCGAAAACATGCTGCAGCTAGCCTGGGAGACTGGGCTCTGTTGGAATGTTTTTAAAGGCCTTTCCCGCCTCCAAACCCTTTTTCTGAATAATAACTACCTTAACTTCCTTCCACCTGGAATATTTAGCGACTTGGTTGCATTAAAGTGGCTCAGTCTTAGCGCTAacaggctgaccactctctctcCTGGCAGTTTCCCTGCTAATTTAGAAACTCTTGATATATCGAGAAATGAGCTTTTCTCTCCTGATCCTGGTTTGTTTTCTTCACTTCATGCCTTGGAcataactcataataagttcGTCTGTGATTGTGAGCTTAGCACATTTATCCTCTGGCTCGGCAAAACCAATGTCACCCTGTGGGGTTCTCCTGCAGACATATACTGCATGTACCCCGACTCGCTGCTAGGGGGCTCGCTCTACAACATTTCCACCAAGGACTGCGATGAAGAGGAAGCCTTGCTGTCCCTAAGgttttcccttttcctcctgtGCACCATCACTTCCAGTCTGTTCCTCCTCACCACCCTCATAGTCATGAAGTTCCGGGGGGCTTGTTTCCTGTGTTATAAGACCATCCAGAAGCTGCTGTTCAAGGAAGAAGTCCGGAGTTTGGAACCTGGTGCATACAGATACGACGCCTATTTTTGCTTCAGTAGCAAAGACTTTGAATGGGCACAGGATGCTTTGCTCAAATACCTGGATGTTCAGTACAGTTCCCAAAACAGGCTCAGGCTGTGCTTTGAAGAAAGGGACTTCATCCCAGGGGAAAACCATATCTCCAACATTCAGGCGGCTGTCTGGGGCAGCAGGAAGATAGTGTGTCTAGTGAGCAGGCACTTCCTCAAGGATGGCTGGTGCCTGGAAGCCTTCAGGTACGCCCAGAGCCGGTGTCTGTCTGAGCTCAAGACTGTACTCATCGTGGTGGTGATGGGGTCCCTGTCACAGTATCAGCTGATGAGGCATGAGCCTATCAGGGGGTTTCTACAAAAGCGACAGTACTTAAGGTGGCCTGAGGACCTCCAGGATGTGGGCTGGTTTCTCCATAAGCTCTCTAGACACATactaaaggaagaaaaggaaaagacgGGAAACAGCTCCATTCAGTTACGAACCATAACAACGATTTTCTAG